In the Setaria italica strain Yugu1 chromosome VI, Setaria_italica_v2.0, whole genome shotgun sequence genome, one interval contains:
- the LOC101754127 gene encoding uncharacterized protein LOC101754127, with protein MEGRPTRRRAAATATASSPSPGRNKVWVEPPGKSHHQTPARSPPPASAPAPASPGAKRVAVVYYLCRNRHLEHPHFIEVPLASPEEGLYLRDVINRLNVLRGKGMASMYSWSCKRSYKNGFVWHDLSEDDLVLPAQGNEYILKGSELLDRSPPPDRQQNGASNPKVEGLKHPKEESPQSRGSQEGCSSSSSPSAVVKDISPPPATPRPQQQGQSTLLPSSSASTNHEDEQCRTTHSGSSGNQSPEPAGRNAPLSEASSPGPSEYRVCKPVGAQDAATQTDDSERYVPEKDTRVTGMSMEAGTSDAEIQECHERSSLVSPEGPEIVRESPGVCSSDASPGGRVETLESLIRAEASRRSSFRTLEEEHMFGPMGVKLKPANLLMQLITCGSISVKEHRGFGIIPTYRPRFTQVEFPSPVFSTPVALRHLDKIPCNARTIGMRAPESECFSGSLVETKKQDESGRGISALKRSSSYDEDRVYREAHSKSDTESSVESGSFRCLPQTIRIISCKQSRNGTILSPVSDVRNSSSRQEYSARSSPLGSSKSASNRMTDPSLGKLSSARIESFHEEKDLIKIEERLPSGARVIIQSVPLCEESDDSNESL; from the exons ATGGAGGGGAGGcccacgcgccgccgcgccgccgccaccgccaccgcctccagcCCCAGCCCCGGCCGCAACAAGGTCTGGGTCGAGCCGCCGGGCAAGAGCCACCACCAGACCCCGGCGCGGTCGCCGCCCCCGGCCTCGGCCCCAGCCCCGGCGTCGCCGGGGGCGAAGAGGGTGGCAGTGGTGTACTACCTCTGCCGCAACCGCCATCTGGAGCACCCGCACTTCATCGAGGTGCCGCTCGCCTCCCCGGAGGAAGGCCTCTACCTGCGAG atgTGATTAACCGCCTCAACGTGCTGAGGGGGAAGGGCATGGCCTCCATGTACTCCTGGTCCTGCAAGAG GAGCTACAAGAACGGCTTCGTGTGGCACGACCTGTCCGAGGACGATCTCGTGCTCCCCGCGCAGGGCAACGAGTACATCCTCAAGGGCTCCGAGCTCCTtgaccgctcgccgccgccag ATCGGCAGCAGAACGGTGCCAGCAACCCAAAGGTTGAGGGCCTCAAGCACCCCAAGGAAGAGTCCCCTCAGTCGCGAGGTTCACAAGAAGGatgctcctcctcatcatctccGTCTGCCGTCGTCAAAGATATCTCACCTCCGCCCGCTACTCCACGGCCACAGCAACAGGGACAGTCAACATTGCTGCCATCATCGTCGGCTTCGACCAACCACGAGGATGAGCAATGCCGGACTACGCATTCAGGCTCATCAGGCAACCAGTCCCCTGAACCTGCAGGGAGAAATGCTCCATTATCAGAGGCAAGCTCCCCAGGACCTTCGGAGTACAGAGTCTGCAAACCCGTCGGAGCTCAGGACGCTGCCACGCAAACAGATGATAGTGAGAGATATGTTCCTGAGAAGGATACTCGTGTGACGGGAATGTCCATGGAGGCTGGTACATCAGATGCTGAGATTCAAGAATGCCATGAAAGGAGCTCATTGGTATCGCCAGAGGGACCTGAAATCGTTCGAGAATCGCCAGGGGTATGTTCTTCTGATGCTTCGCCAGGTGGCAGAGTTGAGACCTTGGAGTCCCTGATAAGAGCGGAAGCCAGTAGGAGAAGTAGCTTTAGAACACTAGAGGAGGAACATATGTTTGGCCCGATGGGTGTGAAACTCAAGCCAGCCAATTTGCTAATGCAGCTTATCACTTGTGGATCTATATCTGTGAAAGAACACCGAGGCTTTGGGATCATCCCAACCTACAGGCCTAGGTTTACACAAGTTGAGTTCCCTTCTCCAGTGTTCTCTACTCCCGTGGCATTGCGACACCTTGACAAAATCCCTTGTAACGCAAGAACAATCGGGATGAGAGCTCCAGAGTCTGAATGTTTCAGCGGGAGCTTGGTCGAGACCAAGAAGCAGGATGAGTCTGGGAGAGGAATCAGCGCACTCAAACGCTCATCATCTTATGATGAGGATAG GGTTTATAGAGAAGCACATTCCAAAAGTGATACAGAAAGCTCTGTTGAGTCAGGCAGTTTCAGGTGTCTCCCACAGACTATCAGAATTATATCATGTAAGCAATCGAGAAATGGAACAATACTCTCCCCTGTCTCTGACGTCAGGAACAGCTCTAGTCGACAAGAATATAGTGCTAGATCCTCGCCACTGGGTTCATCAAAGAGTGCAAGCAATAGGATGACTGATCCATCACTAGGTAAACTATCCTCTGCGAGAATAGAGTCATTCCACGAGGAGAAGGACCTGATCAAGATCGAAGAAAG
- the LOC101753722 gene encoding superoxide dismutase [Cu-Zn], chloroplastic translates to MAAQTFLLAPPAALFAAPSSSARPFHSLRLVAGPGGAAAARALVLADATKKAVAVLKGTSEVEGVVTLTQDDEGPTTVNVRVTGLTPGLHGFHLHEFGDTTNGCISTGPHFNPNNLTHGAPEDEVRHAGDLGNIVANTEGVAEATIVDSQIPLSGPNSVVGRAFVVHELEDDLGKGGHELSLTTGNAGGRLACGVVGLTPL, encoded by the exons atggccgcgcagaccttcctcctcgcgccgccAGCCGCCCTCTTCGCCGCCCCCTCTTCCTCCGCACGCCCTTTCCActcgctccgcctcgtcgccggcccagggggtgccgccgccgccagggcgcTCGTCCTCGCCGACGCCACCAAGAAGGCCGTCGCCGTCCTCAAGGGCACATCCGAGGTCGAGGGCGTCGTCACGCTCACGCAGGACGACGAAG GACCTACCACAGTCAACGTCCGTGTCACTGGACTTACTCCTGGACTTCATGGCTTCCACCTC CACGAGTTTGGTGATACCACCAATGGATGCATATCGACAG GACCACATTTCAACCCAAACAACCTGACACACGGTgcgccagaagatgaagtcCGTCATGCGGGTGACCTGGGAAACATTGTTGCCAATACTGAGG GAGTCGCTGAGGCAACCATCGTTGATAGCCAG ATTCCTTTGAGCGGCCCAAATTCAGTTGTTGGGAGAGCATTTGTAGTCCatgagcttgaagatgatttgGGGAAAG GTGGCCATGAGCTTAGCCTCACTACTGGAAATGCTGGAGGAAGACTGGCATGTG GTGTCGTTGGCCTGACTCCATTGTAA
- the LOC101753311 gene encoding expansin-A32, with product MAPPPATSRRGPLVVPLLLLLAALDVAGASGHKPLTPGGRLVHHNHGKFTAGPWKPAHATFYGGRDGSDTTAGACGYKDTRAEGYGVQTVAVSTVLFGDGAACGGCYEVRCVDSPHGCKAAAAAPLVVTATNLCPPNYQQSSDNGGWCNPPREHFDLSMPAFLQIAEEKAGIVPISYRRVACVKQGGIRYTITGNRYFNMVMVTNVGGAGDLAAVSVKGSKRVKWTELKRNWGQVWQTGEDLTGESLTFRLMTSDHRKATSWHVLPTNWQFGVTYEATKNF from the coding sequence ATGgcaccaccgccggcgacgtcgaGAAGAGGTCCTCTCGtcgtgccgctgctgctgctgctggcggcgcTCGACGTCGCAGGTGCGAGCGGCCACAAGCCCTTGACGCCCGGCGGGCGCCTGGTGCACCACAACCACGGCAAGTTCACGGCCGGCCCCTGGAAGCCCGCGCACGCCACCTTCTACGGCGGGCGCGACGGCTCCGACACGACGGCGGGCGCGTGCGGGTACAAGGACACGCGGGCGGAGGGGTACGGCGTGCAGACGGTGGCGGTGAGCACGGTGCTgttcggcgacggcgcggcgtgcggcggaTGCTACGAGGTGCGGTGCGTGGACAGCCCCCACggctgcaaggcggcggcggcggcgccgctggtgGTGACGGCGACGAACCTGTGCCCGCCCAACTACCAGCAGTCGAGCGACAACGGCGGGTGGTGCAACCCGCCGCGGGAGCACTTCGACCTGAGCATGCCGGCGTTCCTGCAGATCGCGGAGGAGAAGGCCGGGATCGTGCCCATCTCCTACCGGCGGGTGGCGTGCGTGAAGCAGGGCGGCATCCGCTACACCATCACCGGGAACAGGTACTTCAACATGGTGATGGTGACCAacgtgggcggcgccggcgacctggCGGCGGTGTCGGTGAAGGGGAGCAAGCGCGTCAAGTGGACGGAGCTGAAGCGCAACTGGGGGCAGGTGTGGCAGACCGGGGAAGACCTCACCGGAGAGTCGCTGACGTTCCGGCTGATGACCAGCGACCACCGCAAGGCCACATCCTGGCACGTCCTCCCCACCAACTGGCAGTTCGGCGTCACCTACGAGGCGACCAAGAACTTCTAG
- the LOC101754520 gene encoding malate dehydrogenase [NADP] 1, chloroplastic: MGLSTAYSPAGSRLATPPLGAAATARRRSVQPLRPRRHHLLATVRCSVDAAKQVQDGAATVAAEAPASRHAECFGVFCTTYDLKADDKTKSWKKLVNIAVSGAAGMISNHLLFKLASGEVFGQDQPIALKLLGSERSIQALEGVAMELEDSLYPLLREVSIGIDPYEVFEDVDWALLIGAKPRGPGMERAALLDINGQIFADQGKALNAVASRNVKVIVVGNPCNTNALICLKNAPNIPAKNFHALTRLDENRAKCQLALKAGVFYDKVSNVTIWGNHSTTQVPDFLNAKIDGRPVKEAIKDTKWLEEEFTMTVQKRGGVLIQKWGRSSAASTAVSIVDAIRSLVTPTPEGDSFSSGVYTTGNPYGIAEDIVFSMPCRSKGDGDYELVSDVLMDDFLWERIKKSEAELLAEKKCVAHLTGEGNAFCDLPEDTMLPGEM; this comes from the exons atgggTCTCTCAACAGCTTACTCCCCGGCCGGATCGCGCCTCGCCACGCCCCctctcggcgccgccgccaccgcgcgccgccgctccgtgcagcccctccgcccgcgccggcaTCACCTGCTCGCCACCGTCCGATGCTCCGTCGACGCCGCCAA GCAGGTGCAGGACGGCGCGGCGACGGTCGCGGCGGAGGCGCCAGCGTCGCGCCACGCGGAGTGCTTCGGGGTCTTCTGCACCACCTACGACCTCAAGGCG GATGACAAGACCAAGTCATGGAAGAAGCTAGTGAACATTGCTGTGTCAGGCGCGGCTGGCATGATATCAAATCATCTGCTCTTCAAA CTTGCCTCTGGTGAGGTTTTTGGGCAAGACCAACCAATAGCACTTAAGTTACTTGGCTCAGAAAGATCAATACAAGCACTAGAAG GTGTAGCTATGGAACTGGAGGACTCACTATATCCATTGCTGAGGGAAGTCAGCATTGGTATAGATCCTTATGAGGTCTTTGAAGATGTAGATTGGGCCCTTCTTATTGGTGCTAAGCCCCGAGGCCCTGGAATGGAGCGAGCTGCGTTACTAGACATCAACGGCCAAATCTTTGCTGATCAG GGGAAAGCACTTAACGCCGTGGCATCGCGGAACGTGAAAGTTATAGTTGTTGGCAATCCCTGTAACACTAA TGCGCTCATTTGCTTGAAAAATGCTCCAAACATTCCAGCGAAAAATTTTCATGCGCTGACGAGGTTGGACGAAAATAGAGCAAAGTGCCAG CTAGCACTAAAAGCAGGCGTGTTTTATGACAAAGTATCGAACGTGACTATTTGGGGGAACCATTCGACAACTCAG GTTCCTGATTTCTTGAATGCCAAAATTGATGGGAGACCAGTGAAAGAAGCCATTAAGGATACAAAGTGGTTAGAAGAAGAATTCACCATGACAGTTCAAAAG CGCGGTGGTGTGCTCATCCAAAAATGGGGCAGATCTTCAGCTGCATCAACCGCTGTTTCAATAGTTGATGCTATTAGATCCCTTGTAACTCCTACCCCAGAAGGCGATTCGTTCTCTTCAGGG GTTTATACTACTGGAAATCCTTATGGCATAGCAGAGGACATCGTGTTCAGTATGCCATGCAGATCAAAG GGGGATGGTGACTATGAACTAGTTAGTGATGTGTTAATGGACGATTTTCTCTGGGAACGGATTAAAAAG AGTGAAGCTGAACTGCTTGCTGAGAAGAAATGTGTTGCCCATCTTACAGGAGAG GGGAATGCATTTTGTGATCTTCCGGAAGATACCATGCTACCAGGAGAGATGTAG
- the LOC101754925 gene encoding NAC domain-containing protein 17, with product MTHPSSSSSSAPPPPPAAAEATSLAPGFRFHPTDEELVSYYLKRKVLGRPLKVDAIAEVDLYKLEPWDLPSRSRLRSRDSQWYFFSRLDRKHANRARTNRATSGGYWKTTGKDREVRHGPRIVGMKKTLVFHAGRAPKGERTNWVMHEYRLEGDEAAGIPQDSFVVCRIFQKAGPGPQNGAQYGAPFVEEEWEEDDEDVGLLPVEGDAVVDHEVPPGPKEIPGALEKGYLQMSDLIQGLGDQNGNGTIGLPISDTSNNSNHSEDVDGNSGDILSDPNLGSNFLQYVEPGEQNSLMLSDNMISNANAGDFFNNSSPSDGFLELKDFADAANLDYPLGNESTVWPSDGWAWKTPNSLEAVNGANNDIPPLPDDQTFQPDELEQLLQSIQEDSHFGSSIIDPSHSSITNSVMPEDDSLMFYDAPFDSTICDDGFRQVNGILSSPATNLSGIGMVDDGMPYYDATDDNLFNDILGSIQQPAGSSHAFNGPVLTQEVNNTMYTYSPTQKVLEPNFVVGAPSSARLPEAGSQLNCVVLPDGQAKSSTYGKGFVKILDSISAPPAFALEPANLCKSLAPISGARPNTIHVSAEVISIGSLAVASGPDKWAQQKDQGMELLFTDFEPGTRVHCGCNPITTVLRGGFCLVFFSAIMLLVSYEVGMCIYGK from the exons ATGACCCacccctcctcgtcctcctcgtccgctccgccgccgccgccggcggcggcggaggccaccTCCCTCGCGCCGGGCTTCCGCTTCCACCCCACGGACGAGGAGCTCGTCTCCTACTACCTCAAGCGCAAGGTCCTCGGCCGCCCGCTCAAGGTCGACGCCATCGCCGAGGTCGACCTCTACAAGCTCGAGCCCTGGGACCTACcctcccgctcccgcctccgctcCCGCGACTCCCAGTGGTACTTCTTCAGCCGCCTCGACCGCAAGCACGCCAACCGCGCCCGCACCAACCGCGCCACGTCGGGGGGATACTGGAAGACCACCGGGAAGGACAGGGAGGTGCGCCATGGACCCAGGATCGTGGGGATGAAGAAGACGCTCGTCTTccacgccggccgcgcgcccaaGGGCGAGCGCACCAACTGGGTCATGCACGAGTACCGCCTCGAGGGCGACGAGGCCGCGGGGATCCCGCAG GACTCGTTTGTGGTGTGCCGGATCTTCCAGAAAGCTGGCCCAGGGCCGCAGAACGGGGCACAGTATGGTGCACCCTTCGTCGAGGAGGAATGggaggaggatgacgaagaTGTCGGTTTGCTTCCGGTGGAGGGTGATGCTGTTGTTGACCATGAGGTTCCCCCAGGTCCTAAGGAGATCCCTGGCGCTTTGGAGAAAGGCTATCTTCAAATGAGCGATCTCATCCAG GGTTTGGGTGATCAAAATGGGAATGGTACAATTGGTTTGCCAATTTCTGATACCTCAAATAATAGCAATCATTCTGAAGATGTGGATGGAAATTCTGGGGACATTTTAAGTGATCCGAATCTTGGCTCTAATTTTCTTCAGTATGTTGAGCCTGGGGAGCAGAATAGCTTAATGCTTAGTGATAATATGATATCAAACGCCAATGCTGgagatttttttaataattccAGCCCCAGTGATGGGTTCCTTGAGCTGAAGGATTTTGCAGATGCTGCAAATCTTGATTACCCATTAGGCAATGAGTCCACTGTCTGGCCTTCAGATGGTTGGGCATGGAAAACACCCAATTCTTTGGAAGCTGTAAATGGAGCTAACAATGATATTCCTCCACTCCCTGATGACCAGACCTTCCAGCCTGATGAGCTGGAGCAGTTGTTGCAGTCAATACAAGAAGATTCCCATTTTGGCTCAAGTATCATTGACCCCTCGCATTCTTCTATAACAAATTCAGTTATGCCAGAGGATGATTCTTTGATGTTCTATGATGCACCCTTTGATTCCACCATCTGTGATGATGGGTTTAGACAGGTGAATGGAATTCTTAGCTCCCCGGCTACCAACCTATCTGGTATTGGCATGGTGGATGATGGTATGCCATATTATGATGCAACGGATGATAATTTATTCAATGATATTCTGGGCTCCATACAGCAGCCAGCTGGTAGTTCGCATGCTTTCAATGGCCCAGTCCTTACCCAAGAG GTCAACAATACCATGTATACATATAGTCCGACTCAAAAGGTTTTAGAACCTAATTTTGTAGTTGGTGCCCCATCATCTGCTAGGTTACCTGAAGCTGGTAGTCAGTTAAATTGTGTTGTTTTACCAG ATGGGCAGGCTAAGAGTAGTACGTACGGAAAGGGCTTTGTAAAGATTTTGGATTCGATCTCTGCTCCCCCAGCTTTTGCACTGGAGCCGGCTAACCTCTGCAAATCCTTGGCTCCTATTTCTGGAGCACGCCCCAACACCATCCATGTCTCTGCTGAAGTGATCAGTATAGGTAGTTTAGCTGTTGCTTCTGGGCCAGATAAGTGGGCCCAGCAAAAGGATCAAGGCATGGAGCTGCTCTTCACAGATTTTGAGCCTGGTACCCGTGTACACTGCGGCTGCAACCCGATTACCACGGTGCTGCGTGGTGGCTTCTGCCTTGTCTTCTTTTCGGCAATAATGCTCTTGGTGAGCTATGAGGTGGGTATGTGTATCTATGGCAAGTAG